The segment CCAGACCTCGAAGTTGCTATAGTGAAAGCCACGAGCCACGACGACGATCCGGCCGACGAGAAATACATTCGCGAGATCCTCAACTTAACCTCATACTCGCGTGGCTATGTTCACGCTTGTGTATCGGCCGTCTCAAAGCGTCTGGGCAAGACACGTGACTGGATTGTGGCACTAAAGGCTCTCACGCTTGTACACCGGCTATTAAACGACGGGGATCCGATATTTCAAGAGGAAATCTTGTACGCAACTAGAAGAGGAGCAAGGCTCTTGAACATGTCGGATTTTAGAGATGAAGCTCATTCGAGCTCGTGGGACCACTCAGCTTTTGTCAGAACTTATGCCATGTATTTGGATCAAAGACTTGAACTTGTTCTGTTTGATAGAAAGGGCGGTTCCAATTCTGTTTCGGGTTCAGGTAGTCATCATTATGGATTTGGATCTAGATATGGGGATGATTTTCGGTCTCCCCCTCCGAGACCTAACGAGTATGATTATGGAGACTTTAGAGGTGATAGTGGTTATGGCAATTATGGAATGACGAGGAGATCAAGATCATATGGAGATATGAGTGAGGCCACTGGACGGGAAGAGAAATCAGCAGTGGTGACTCCATTGAGAGAAATGAAGCCAGAGAGGATATTTGGAAAAATGGGGCATTTGCAGAGACTGTTGGATCGGTTCCTGTCATGCAGGCCCACAGGTCTAGCTAAGAATAATAGGATGGTTTTGATTGCTTTGTATCCGATGGTGAAAGAGAGTTTTCAGATTTATGCAGACATATGTGAAGTTTTGGCTGTGTTGCTTGATAAGTTTTTTGATATGGAGTATACAGACTGTGTTAAGGCCTTTGATGCATATGCACGTGCAGCAAAGCAGATTGATGAGCTGGTTGCTTTTTATAATTGGTGCAAGGATACTGGTGTGGCGAGATCCTCTGAGTATCCTGATGTTCAGAGGATTACCAGCAAGTTATTAGAGACTTTGGAAGAGTTTGTGAGGGATAGAGCCAAGAGGCCCAAGAGTCCAGAGAGGAAAGAATTGGAGGCTCCTCCACAGGAGGAACCAGTACCAGACATGAATGAGATAAAGGCATTGCCTCCTCCAGAGAATTACACTCCTCCACCACCACCTGAACCCGAGCCTAAACCTGAACCTGAACCTCAGAAACCACAAGTGACGGAAGATTTGGTGAATTTGAGGGATGATACAGTTACAGCAGATGATCAGGGGAATAAGTTGGCCTTGGCTTTTTTTAATGGGCCTGCGGCTAATGGTAATGGATCATGGGAAGCATTTCCATCAAATGGGGAGCAGGTTACCTCAGCTTGGCAAACCCCAGCCGCTGAACCTGGTAAGGCAGATTGGGAATTGGCATTGGTTGAGTCTGCCAGCAATTTGTCAAGACAGAAAGCAGCATTGGGTGGTGGGTTTGACCCATTGTTGTTGAATGGCATGTATGATCAGGGAATGGTGAGGCAACACGTGAGCACAACTCAATTGAGTGGTGGAAGTGCAAGTAGTGTTGCATTGCCAGGGCCAGGGAAAACTGCAACACCAGTATTGGCTCTCCCGGCTCCTGATGGAACAGTTCAGACAGTTAATGAGGACCCATTTGCCGCATCATTGAGCATTCCACCTCCTTCTTATGTGCAAATGTCTGATATGGAGAAGAAACAGCAGTTGGTAGTTCAAGAGCAGTTGGTATGGCAGCAGTATGCAAGGGATGGAATGCGAGGTGAAGCTAGTTTAGCCAAGCTCACTGGTACTGGATCCTACAATGCAGGTCCTATGCCTGTGATCCCTTATGGAATGCCACCAGTAAACGGGATGGGACCACCAGCAGGGTATTACTATACTCCTTACTGATTTTTACCACATATATTAGAGACTATATTCCCCTTGTCTGTCATTATGTTTTTACTTCTGTGATTTCTTTTCTTATGTGATATGATATGACTCTTTCATTTTGTGCACAAAACTGGGGTAAGGGGGAGAGATGGGATCAGTTTGTAATCCATTGTGATATCTTTCTGTGCTTTTGTAATATTAGAATTTGTTGGCAACTTGTTAATTATCTTGTGTTGGGAGGAAACTAATTCATTCATAGCATAAAATTAGGTCCACTGTGGAAGGTTATGCCTTCTGAAAAATTAGGTCCTGAGTAGCTGTTAGATGGTGTAATTCATGCCCCTTTGCTGGCCCCTCCATTATTCAGTGAGgaggtggtttttttttttttttcaaattggtttttattaaaatattatgcatCTCAATAATCTACTCATGTTAGTGATGGGCATGACCGGGCACAtcgattttaaaatttaaaggaattttttgtttgatttggtgTCTTTGTCCATTTTAGTCTAAATTGGACTGATATTAGCGAGACTGTCTTCATTTCAATTGAATAATTTGTTCTTCTAGACAGAAATATATCCAGGTCAATTcagaatttagaaaatattaggAGGGGAAAAGACTAGAGGCTAACAACAAAGGAGAATTGGGACTGCTCGAGCTGGTGAGATTGATGGGCtgatgataaatataatataaactaaagCTGAACGGCGAAAACAATGAAGCATATTCCAATTTCTACATGACTCCAAAGCAGTTGAATCCATTTGAGtggtttttttcttatttcagtAATGATTATCACTGTCAATCTATTCCAAAGTATAGTTGTGGATCCCAGTTGAATATATTGTGGTAAGATTCCCCACTCAGGAGCCGTAGGAATAAGCTTGAAGTGACCACATATTGTTTTTGTGAAGTAGCCACCAGGTTCATATtctggccaaatgactatttttcccccaagttttaatataaagataaatacatatttgtgagatttcaaaatttcaaacaccATCCATGAtctaattatcattaaatttttttgttaaagataaggGTAAAAGATTAATACATATTCATGAGATTTTGATGTaaagataaatacatatttataaggttttaatataaaagtaaatataaattccTGAGCTAAAAGACTATTCTTCCTCCACCGTTGACAATAGATGATAGTGCCGCATCTCCTTTCACAAGGAAGGCTTTGTTTGGAGgacaaattgtttgatttgtcttaatgatgataaaaataagGTCTTTGTCATAGTTTAGATCTAGACGACAACAAAGATGAGGCCTTTATCATCTCGACTGGCTTTGTCGCCAGTGGAGGTAGAGTGTTGAATAGTCATCGATAATAGTCATCGatcaaaaaggaaaagaaaaaaaaaaccttatgtTTTGGGAGAGAAGAGGgggagaaatgttatttttgaaagttagaaaattttagttaaggttaaaattgttagtttttaaaacttgggattgaaaaaagtttttttaatattttgataaaatgacgatgTTATTCTTGTTTctgatagaaaattttaatggtaGTTAGTttatgagtgagtgtttgagtttttcaaaccttgtaaatatgtatttgtattcgtattaaaacttaaatgagaaatagtcatttggccttccTACTCGATATAATTTGTTGCCTTGAAAATGGCCCAATTTGGTCCACCTATGGGTGGAATTGAGTTGAGGTGGCATGAGTTCGATTGTAAGTTTAGTGCAAATGAGTTTGAAGATTTTTAGCTTGTCAAATTCAcgaatttaaaaaagtttaattgaaattatttaaaataatatcattttaattaatacatatcaaaataatattaattaaaatttagttatcaaattttaatttgataatgtatttaaactcaaactcaattgaGTTTATGTGAGTTTGATTAGGTTGAATTCCACCCTTgaccaaaaattaaagaaaaatgaaaagataaggAAACAGTGGAATTAACGTATAATAACTATTGAGGAGGAGACCATCCATCGGATTAGAGGAGGCTCTGGTGGGAGTTGGTGGTGTCTCTAGATCAAGGAGGGTGGCATAAAAAGGAGGGAGGAAGGCATTTGTTGTCTTGATTCGGTTCGGGGAGAGTTGAAAGAAAATAACCGTCCGTCCATGCAACTCAAGCCACATACATAATCATAATTCCAGAAAAATGACCCACcaccacattttattttattttattttatctttcctACCTTTATTAGCTCAGGTACCTACAGGTAGCCATCTTCTCTTccccattattttattttattttattttattttattcagtgGGTCCCTCAGCAATATTTCAGCTTAGCTTTTCAATTTCAATGGTAGATGTTTAATTTTTGGGCGAGCCCAACCAACAAAaagacattattattattattattattattatttcttattaataaaataaaatgcacGTTGACGTTGGCTCttaatttcatcatcatcatcatcatcatcatcatcatcatcctgcttgactttaatttgtttgtttatttatttattctgtcTGTAAAATTGGTTTGGATTAAAAGTATAGTATGAGATGAGAGAGTGTATAAATTTGTTGAAGAAAACAGATGCCTGTCTGTCTGTCAAAATGATTTAAAAGTCAACTTTAGCTCTGCCGTGGGAATCAGAGTAGAGTAGTTCATGCGTCCCACCACCTTTAGCTCACAACTCATT is part of the Mangifera indica cultivar Alphonso chromosome 13, CATAS_Mindica_2.1, whole genome shotgun sequence genome and harbors:
- the LOC123194757 gene encoding putative clathrin assembly protein At2g25430, encoding MAPSTIRKAIGAVKDQTSIGIAKVASNMAPDLEVAIVKATSHDDDPADEKYIREILNLTSYSRGYVHACVSAVSKRLGKTRDWIVALKALTLVHRLLNDGDPIFQEEILYATRRGARLLNMSDFRDEAHSSSWDHSAFVRTYAMYLDQRLELVLFDRKGGSNSVSGSGSHHYGFGSRYGDDFRSPPPRPNEYDYGDFRGDSGYGNYGMTRRSRSYGDMSEATGREEKSAVVTPLREMKPERIFGKMGHLQRLLDRFLSCRPTGLAKNNRMVLIALYPMVKESFQIYADICEVLAVLLDKFFDMEYTDCVKAFDAYARAAKQIDELVAFYNWCKDTGVARSSEYPDVQRITSKLLETLEEFVRDRAKRPKSPERKELEAPPQEEPVPDMNEIKALPPPENYTPPPPPEPEPKPEPEPQKPQVTEDLVNLRDDTVTADDQGNKLALAFFNGPAANGNGSWEAFPSNGEQVTSAWQTPAAEPGKADWELALVESASNLSRQKAALGGGFDPLLLNGMYDQGMVRQHVSTTQLSGGSASSVALPGPGKTATPVLALPAPDGTVQTVNEDPFAASLSIPPPSYVQMSDMEKKQQLVVQEQLVWQQYARDGMRGEASLAKLTGTGSYNAGPMPVIPYGMPPVNGMGPPAGYYYTPY